In Drosophila yakuba strain Tai18E2 chromosome 2R, Prin_Dyak_Tai18E2_2.1, whole genome shotgun sequence, a single genomic region encodes these proteins:
- the LOC6532041 gene encoding serine/threonine-protein phosphatase Pgam5, mitochondrial — MRYSALWRSVGAMSCGSLVTYLAIRLFDSLEPSMLSGGARGGKERALEPLASGAWLHHWDLDKPQLQKVANGEESYALRHIILVRHGEYSRTTNGSHLTERGRRQAERTGQRLREMDLTWDHVVASTMPRAEETAMIILKQLNLDPLKMKRCTLLPEGTPYPGDPPSKRSARSLDLAYKRDGPRIEAAFRRYFFRASAEQEHDSYLLIVGHSNVIRYLILRALQLPPAAWTRLNLNHGSITWLTVWPSGYVTLRCLGDSGFMPVTEITHRRPK, encoded by the coding sequence ATGAGGTATTCCGCCCTTTGGCGCTCGGTGGGCGCCATGAGCTGCGGATCCCTGGTCACCTACTTGGCCATCCGGCTGTTCGACAGCCTGGAGCCCTCCATGCTTTCAGGTGGAGCACGGGGCGGTAAAGAGCGGGCGCTGGAGCCTTTGGCCAGTGGCGCCTGGCTGCACCATTGGGACTTGGACAAGCCGCAGCTGCAAAAGGTGGCCAATGGCGAGGAGTCGTACGCCCTGCGACACATTATCCTGGTGCGACATGGCGAGTACTCGAGGACCACGAACGGCAGTCACCTCACGGAACGGGGTCGTCGGCAGGCGGAGCGAACGGGGCAAAGGCTGCGGGAAATGGACTTGACCTGGGACCACGTGGTGGCCTCCACAATGCCGCGAGCCGAGGAGACGGCCATGATCATTCTGAAGCAGCTGAACCTCGATCCGCTGAAGATGAAGCGGTGCACCTTGCTGCCGGAGGGCACTCCGTATCCAGGAGATCCGCCCTCCAAAAGGAGTGCCCGCAGCCTGGATCTGGCCTACAAGAGGGATGGTCCACGGATCGAGGCCGCCTTCAGGCGCTACTTCTTTAGGGCCAGCGCGGAGCAGGAGCACGACTCGTACCTACTCATCGTGGGCCACTCGAATGTGATCCGTTACCTGATCCTGCGCGCTCTGCAGCTTCCTCCGGCCGCCTGGACGCGCCTCAACCTGAACCACGGCTCCATCACCTGGCTGACGGTGTGGCCGTCGGGCTATGTGACCTTGCGCTGCTTGGGTGACTCCGGCTTCATGCCGGTGACCGAGATCACCCATCGAAGGCCTAAATAG
- the LOC6532040 gene encoding chymotrypsin-2 yields MKILTVFLGLILSTSLSEADLGVIGDISDETFEMLISGGYKPKSNRLSRHVVSIRTKNYVRHRGDNHFCCGVLVSSRAVLTAAHCLTDRYKASMNPRGIRVVFGHIARLAFYDEPDYRSVDRLVVHPEYERYKKNDLAILRLSERIQSSNHDVLPLLMRKTANVTYGDTCITLGWGQIYQHGPYSDELVYLDVILRPPSLCEEHYDTFTADHNVCTEPVDAGMTCAGDMGGPLLCKGALFGLIGGHMGCAGGKAMKFLSFLYYKDWILSTIKSLSDSGVRVSLSGLFLTPFVLILVT; encoded by the exons atgaaaattCTGACGGTGTTTTTAGGACTTATCTTGAGTACATCGCTATCCGAGGCTGACCTGGGCGTGATCGGCGACATAAGCGACGAGACCTTCGAGATGCTCATATCTGGGGGCTACAAGCCGAAGAGCAACCGGCTGTCCCGCCACGTGGTCTCCATCCGCACCAAGAACTACGTGCGGCATCGGGGAGACAATCACTTCTGCTGCGGCGTCCTGGTGAGCAGTCGCGCTGTCCTGACCGCCGCCCACTGCCTGACGGA CCGGTACAAGGCGTCGATGAACCCGCGGGGCATACGGGTGGTTTTCGGACACATAGCGCGACTGGCGTTCTACGACGAACCGGACTACCGGAGCGTGGATCGCCTGGTGGTGCATCCGGAGTACGAGCGCTACAAGAAGAACGATCTGGCCATCCTCAGGCTCTCCGAGCGCATCCAGAGCTCCAACCACGACGTCCTCCCGCTGCTCATGCGCAAGACGGCCAACGTGACCTATGGCGACACGTGCATCACCCTCGGCTGGGGGCAGATATACCAG CACGGCCCCTATTCGGACGAACTGGTGTACCTGGACGTGATCCTGAGGCCGCCCTCGCTCTGCGAGGAGCACTACGACACCTTCACCGCGGACCACAACGTGTGTACGGAGCCCGTGGACGCGGGCATGACCTGCGCCGGGGACATGGGCGGACCACTGCTGTGCAAGGGGGCGCTGTTCGGGCTCATTGGCGGACACATGGGATGTGCGGGCGGCAAGGCGATGAAGTTCCTCAGCTTTCTGTACTACAAGGACTGGATTTTGTCCACCATCAAATCACTTTCCGACTCCGGGGTTAGAGTATCCTTAAGTGGGCTTTTTCTTACACCCTTCGTACTGATTCTCGTAACTTGA
- the LOC6532037 gene encoding NSFL1 cofactor p47, whose amino-acid sequence MTDEQKLSTFMERHGVREEVARQYLSSNDWSLEVASSSYESEAVSKKQEPEKSSEHSQSNQSNRDLHSLLSEISRRKEGDHDGYQACASDSSSDHDTPAGKRVNINSSTPALTNNDSDRSLRVWGHGNRLGSAHPINPPLRSATEDSDTEPTDDEHTIVVLHLWSEGFSLDDGSLRLYALPENERFLRAILRGDFPEEMLRVPRVQLSVQDHTNESYRHLSRKQFMGPGRPLNSPSPQTLVGGSMPVEPQSLQLNERAATTTVQLRMADGSRVAGRFNVDHNVGDLYRYARLARPEFSDRSFVLMTAFPRQELVESDTRTLVQANLCNVVVIQHLNEEQVDPLSSDASEHLVQ is encoded by the coding sequence ATGACCGATGAGCAGAAGCTGAGCACTTTCATGGAACGGCATGGGGTGCGCGAGGAGGTGGCCCGTCAGTACCTGAGCTCCAACGACTGGTCCCTGGAGGTAGCCAGCAGCTCCTACGAGTCGGAGGCGGTTTCCAAGAAGCAAGAGCCCGAAAAGTCCTCCGAGCACTCGCAGTCGAATCAGAGCAATCGGGATCTCCATTCGCTGCTGAGTGAGATATCCCGGCGGAAGGAGGGCGACCATGACGGCTACCAGGCCTGTGCATCGGACAGCTCCTCCGACCACGACACGCCGGCGGGCAAGCGGGTGAACATCAATAGCTCCACGCCGGCTCTGACCAACAACGACAGCGACCGGAGTCTGCGGGTCTGGGGTCATGGCAATCGGCTGGGCAGCGCCCATCCCATCAATCCCCCCCTACGATCCGCGACCGAGGATTCGGACACGGAGCCAACCGACGACGAGCACACCATAGTTGTCCTGCACCTCTGGTCGGAGGGATTCTCCCTGGACGATGGCTCGTTGAGATTGTACGCACTGCCCGAGAACGAGCGATTTCTCCGCGCCATTTTGAGAGGGGATTTCCCGGAGGAAATGCTCCGGGTGCCCAGAGTGCAGCTGAGCGTGCAGGATCACACCAACGAATCCTACCGTCACTTGTCCCGGAAACAGTTCATGGGACCCGGCAGACCGCTGAACAGCCCCTCCCCTCAAACACTCGTCGGTGGTTCAATGCCCGTTGAGCCCCAGAGCCTTCAGCTCAACGAACGGGCCGCCACGACCACCGTGCAGTTGAGGATGGCGGATGGGAGTCGCGTGGCCGGACGCTTCAATGTCGACCACAACGTGGGGGATCTGTATCGGTATGCACGACTGGCCAGACCCGAGTTCTCCGACCGGAGCTTCGTCTTGATGACCGCCTTTCCGCGACAGGAGCTCGTCGAATCGGACACCCGTACTTTGGTGCAGGCCAATCTCTGCAACGTGGTGGTCATCCAGCACTTGAACGAGGAGCAGGTGGATCCGCTGTCCAGCGATGCTTCAGAGCACCTCGTGCAATAA